In the Deinococcus carri genome, one interval contains:
- a CDS encoding aminotransferase class IV, whose protein sequence is MRPLPTGVDASAWLHGATAFTTVRTRWGVPLLWEAHLARLARTCTFLGLPTPEGGPLALDPLPWGLLRLTATAGGVFWSHRPIQPGPRPSGGVSVCVTGMQVHPQLAAHKTGNYLPSLLAGQAAAAAGAFEGWLTDAAGQVVDGGRTSPLLELGGRLVVPAGGLPGLTRAAFLTGRAFEERPVPVAELPHVTRAWICGSGVGVVPVSELVGEGWRLSLPAAWPDVTDPALVWPE, encoded by the coding sequence GTGAGGCCGCTGCCGACCGGGGTGGACGCCTCCGCCTGGCTGCACGGTGCCACCGCCTTCACGACCGTTCGCACCCGCTGGGGCGTGCCGCTGCTGTGGGAAGCGCACTTGGCACGGTTGGCCCGGACCTGCACCTTCCTGGGGCTGCCCACGCCTGAGGGCGGGCCACTCGCCCTGGACCCCCTGCCCTGGGGCCTGCTGCGCCTGACCGCCACCGCCGGGGGCGTGTTCTGGTCGCACCGACCCATCCAGCCCGGCCCGCGCCCGTCCGGGGGCGTGAGCGTGTGCGTTACGGGCATGCAGGTTCACCCGCAACTCGCGGCCCACAAGACCGGGAACTATCTGCCGTCCCTCCTGGCCGGGCAGGCAGCGGCTGCTGCCGGGGCCTTTGAAGGCTGGCTGACGGACGCCGCCGGGCAGGTCGTGGACGGGGGGCGCACCTCGCCGCTGCTGGAGTTGGGGGGGCGGCTGGTCGTCCCGGCAGGCGGGCTGCCCGGCCTCACCCGCGCAGCCTTCCTAACCGGAAGAGCATTCGAGGAGCGGCCCGTCCCGGTGGCCGAGCTGCCCCACGTCACCCGTGCCTGGATCTGCGGCAGCGGCGTGGGCGTGGTGCCGGTCAGCGAACTCGTGGGCGAGGGCTGGAGGTTATCTCTGCCCGCCGCGTGGCCGGACGTGACGGACCCGGCGCTGGTGTGGCCGGAATAG